In one window of Branchiostoma lanceolatum isolate klBraLanc5 chromosome 15, klBraLanc5.hap2, whole genome shotgun sequence DNA:
- the LOC136449281 gene encoding trichohyalin-like isoform X3, translating to MSNLNLSLLSRGIGQVSGNGQEKVDVFLEPEDYFNIPSEEPRNQFFLPPIESRQLSRGTHHTKSVRGATTAHTERVSSPLNLPHTFSTRKGPLLLYSEDLAHKTHEGKVEKRKRRARQFRRLSETEESFQLKNISDLSKAILQYGKATNSNEELYLKFMHHRQKDLWARKVRPGFSAKRYISNWSRLWDDSMLNKLKSSGRVSDKTLYRENPFGHSLNTKRRYENLSYIPPPYRLNRNMMQSPGNFGNYEFYRVKPDMIDSGRGTPDSAMEVDQESVVGPVSPPHHPSPFGQIKTVVHEDGALKELPYNELRLGEKHEVLTELLATAYAHQLSSREGEEQEAMFEEKDDESTTQVDMRRAIESLVTSTKPPSRPAPTFPHYQRRASVLTLDIPETERAEGNPSHAKYYTGMLKGSGLTSETTVRRASIASTQPGRETWHSIPSLSTRDHSRATPSRQYSSTTFEGTLPPILPPIAKDRLAKQSDTGYHTDVLQGDVAEVQSEISSVPNLPPIKVGIKRGSLDIRSTREVSDKAPEKLPTITMEPPTPLHHLGGGTPQKGTPLQERPEIRATMATTGFEPWQSTTDESLDDDEHGWVQMDEEEILRRAEEEEKMAAAVEKQSERQSEKQSSKRSKSSARSSLSSKIGEVVEEEPEEEEEQEDEEDEIDVEEEDDEEYEEEEEEEMEERMEERMSVVVTPKPKSIPQGKETPASKASSSGKKVEKFVIGKVPTPKRERVEKIEAPPPTAEDTVPPKKEAKKTLPPKGGGITPRGAEQKTAAPKPKPQKQPSQASLGENLANLAAESVGDGRKRRGSGSVAGVSVSGSEKSNRSLVVKSIGDGSGGGGDAASVKSSQESLSAPPSHVHQSMRGSQRSSRAAKFSGRSDKKKDVGSETSSQRGSQRGSIIVAPGGEVVSVGGSVKAASDSGRSQQPEEEREDDRMSEDSGHMSEGEEEPAEIRSVASGPSLGSQRASKIYGYSKRQEIDVTGGDFDASAFLSARSVKSDDSKSQKSEEDKESRSQKGSVKSSVSNPNLASNAPSLAPIEDEGEEDEEEEEEDWPAMAKEGSDRESQGSLAASQKSLREHAAAIAAAVLQKQGTGRDLGTDALVAARLWREVDDMVRLEDLPPRARSADPQPKQRGKEMVHDGEGNEIEVDVLGPLPEAGQLSQKMSRSAGPLVAIAREMRKQAALLGMEGQDFEVDADTLQQLQNESLTPEDIEIVRDEATGKNIIRSRRSSKASELSSKPSIAATSAVSAAPKAAKPAPKPAAKPREPLKPDVTNYGKADAPEKEEKEEARVPPVPVTDTKKDVKPPPKKEEAPKKVETPKKAEPPKKVETPKPAKEKKEKVVAKEEPAPKKEEVKEEKTAAKEKESPAKAEKAPKEKESKKKKKAKSPVKEVAKEEPEPPKEETPEPPSEKPAKSAKGSAKSGKSTKSHSSLEDRPTFVIGQPKTEVKAEEPLPVLPKKEAVPKAAKAPAAKKGGKKKGKKEKEKKPEEQAAPEEEAPAPEEEIVRSPTPEPEEPEPEPESEPEPEPEEEEETPSESPTKASVPSATPSRASPEKTATPALVQPLPFSTVNAPPSTKSEGTESAEGDHGVDEEAAEAAKAAAREKRAQREAARAAAAQKRKEEVERKRKEREDQKRREQEEIERQERMKQELADERMRRDEEHKRRKEQMEEEKKKQADEEEKRRQAEIARLERERRQQDEYRRMMAEMQRKKKEEEQRKAEIAAEKAREEEERRLEEEEKMAQMEEAERLEYERQKREEEEKRRAEEEERRLREEEEARIRMEEARLLAERMAKERALLEEKLKFQRGLASESSNLEHGHNLNPAFTFSYYELLQLLGLQFPTEEGDKDVNG from the exons GACTATTTCAACATTCCATCAGAAGAACCGCGGAATCAGTTTTTCCTGCCGCCCATCGAGAGCCGTCAGCTTTCTCGCGGAACCCATCACACCAAGTCGGTCCGTGGGGCGACAACAGCCCATACGGAACGCGTCTCCAGTCCCCTTAATTTACCACACACATTTAGCACAAGGAAAGGGCCGTTGTTACTGTATTCTGAGGACTTAGCGCACAAGACACATGAAGGCAAGGTGGAGAAGAGGAAAAGAAGGGCTCGGCAATTCAGAAGACTTTCTGAGACGGAAGAATCCTTCCAGCTAAAGAATATCAGTGATCTCAGCAAAGCAATTCTACAGTATGGCAAGGCG ACTAATTCCAATGAAGAGTTGTATCTCAAATTCATGCACCATCGACAAAAAGATCTGTGGGCGCGAAAGGTGCGGCCGGGGTTCTCGGCAAAACGATACAtctctaactggtctagactcTGGGACGACAGCATGCTCAACAAATTAAAATCATCAG GGAGGGTATCTGACAAGACTCTGTACAGAGAAAACCCCTTCGGACACAGTCTGAACACCAAGCGGCGCTACGAGAACCTGTCGTACATCCCTCCACCGTACCGTCTCAACCGTAACATGATGCAGTCTCCCGGAAACTTCGGCAACTACGAGTTCTACAGAGTTAAACCTGACATGATTGATTCTG GTCGTGGAACCCCAGATTCAGCCATGGAAGTGGACCAGGAGTCTGTTGTAGGCCCAGTGTCCCCTCCCCACCACCCCAGCCCCTTCGGACAGATCAAGACTGTAGTACACGAGGACGGGGCCTTAAAGGAACTGCCATACAACGAGCTCAGACTAGGGGAAAAACATGAG GTTCTTACAGAGCTGCTAGCTACTGCATACGCACATCAACTCTCCAGTCGTGAGGGGGAGGAGCAAGAAGCTATGTTTGAGGAGAAGGATGATGAATCTACAACACAAGTGGACATGAGGAGGGCCATCGAG TCCCTTGTCACGTCCACCAAACCGCCCAGCAGACCTGCTCCCACGTTCCCTCACTACCAGCGCCGCGCCAGCGTCCTGACCTTAGACATACCGGAAACGGAGCGTGCGGAGGGGAACCCTTCCCATGCCAAGTACTACACAGGGATGTTGAAGGGAAGTGGACTCACATCGGAAACCA CCGTGAGAAGAGCGTCCATTGCATCTACCCAGCCTGGCAGGGAGACCTGGCATAGCATACCAAGCCTCTCCACACGAGACCACAGCAGAGCCACTCCCTCAAGGCAGTACTCTAGCACCACTTTTGAAGGAACCCTTCCGCCCATACTGCCACCTATAGCCAAGGACAGGCTGGCCAAGCAAAGTGACACTGG GTATCATACAGATGTTTTGCAAGGTGATGTGGCAGAAGTACAGAGTGAGATATCGAGTGTGCCCAACCTCCCTCCCATCAAAGTGGGCATAAAGAGGGGCAGTTTGGACATCAGATCTACAAGAGAG GTGTCAGACAAGGCGCCAGAGAAACTTCCTACCATCACAATGGAACCACCAACCCCCCTGCACCACCTCGGAGGGGGCACCCCCCAGAAGGGCACCCCCCTGCAGGAGCGCCCTGAGATTAGAGCCACCATGGCAACAACTGGATTTGAACCATGGCAAA gcactacagatgagtCCCTTGACGATGATGAACACGGTTGGGTACAGATGGACGAAGAGGAGATCCTTCGCCGTGCGGAAGAGGAAGAGAAAATGGCTGCCGCGGTGGAGAAACAGTCCGAGAGACAATCCGAGAAACAATCCAGCAAACGTTCCAAGTCTTCAGCTCGATCCTCCCTTAGTAGTAAAATAGGGGAAGTAGTAGAGGAAGAGccagaagaggaagaagaacagGAGGATGAGGAAGATGAAATAGatgtagaagaagaagatgatgaagagtatgaagaggaggaggaagaagagatGGAAGAAAGAATGGAAGAACGAATGTCTGTTGTTGTGACACCCAAGCCCAAATCAATTCCTCAAGGGAAGGAGACTCCAGCGTCCAAGGCATCTTCCTCTGGGAAGAAAGTGGAAAAATTTGTCATCGGAAAAGTTCCAACTCCCAAGAGAGAAAGAGTAGAGAAGATCGAAGCCCCTCCCCCAACTGCAGAGGACACTGTACCACCTAAGAAGGAGGCAAAAAAGACACTTCCTCCCAAAGGAGGTGGAATTACCCCAAGAGGGGCAGAACAGAAAACAGCAGCACCAAAACCCAAACCACAGAAGCAGCCGTCACAAGCAAGCCTTGGAGAAAACTTGGCAAATTTGGCAG CGGAGTCAGTGGGAGATGGGAGAAAGAGAAGAGGGTCGGGCAGTGTGGCTGGTGTCAGTGTCTCCGGCAGTGAGAAGAGTAACAGGAGCCTGGTGGTGAAGAGTATAGGCGACGGCAGTGGAGGGG GAGGAGATGCAGCAAGTGTAAAGAGTAGCCAGGAAAGCCTGAGCGCTCCCCCGTCCCATGTGCACCAGTCCATGAGGGGCAGTCAGAGAAGCAGTCGGGCAGCCAAGTTTAGTGGGCGATCGGATAAGAAGAAAGATG TTGGTAGTGAGACCAGTAGTCAGCGGGGTAGTCAGCGGGGGAGCATCATTGTTGCACCTGGGGGGGAGGTGGTCAGTGTGGGAGGATCCGTTAAAGCTGCCTCTGATTCTGGAAGATCACAACAGCCTGAAGAGGAAAGAG AGGATGATCGTATGTCGGAAGACTCTGGTCACATGTCTGAAGGAGAGGAAGAGCCAGCTGAGATCCGGTCTGTGGCGTCTGGCCCCTCCTTGGGATCCCAAAGAGCGTCTAAGATCTATGGCTATTCCAAAAGACAAG AAATCGACGTTACGGGTGGCGACTTCGATGCCTCCGCCTTTCTCTCGGCTCGTAGCGTGAAGTCAGATGACTCGAAGTCGCAGAAATCGGAGGAAGACAAGGAGTCCCGTTCCCAGAAGGGCTCTGTGAAGAGCTCCGTGAGCAACCCTAACCTGGCCAGCAATGCTCCAAGTCTCGCTCCTATAGAGGATGAGGGAGAAGAAgatgaggaagaggaagaag AAGACTGGCCTGCCATGGCGAAAGAAGGGAGCGACAGGGAATCGCAGGGGTCGCTGGCAGCCTCCCAGAAGTCGCTGCGTGAGCACGCCGCAGCAATCGCCGCTGCCGTTCTGCAGAAACAAGGAACGGGGAGAGACCTCGGCACAGACGCTCTG GTTGCTGCTAGATTGTGGCGAGAGGTTGACGACATGGTGAGGCTAGAGGACCTCCCACCGCGTGCACGGTCGGCCGACCCGCAGCCCAAACAGCGGGGGAAGGAAATGGTACACGACGGCGAGGGGAACGAGATAGAGGTCGACGTTCTTGGACCTCTTCCTGAGGCCGGCCAGCTGAGTCAGAAGATGAGCCGTTCGGCGGGACCACTGGTAGCCATTGCTCGGGAGATGAGGAAACAAGCAG CTCTTCTTGGAATGGAAGGACAGGACTTTGAAGTTGACGCCGACACTCTGCAGCAGCTCCAGAATGAGTCGCTGACTCCTGAAGACATTGAGATCGTCCGAGACGAGGCGACGGGGAAAAACATCATCCGGTCCAGACGATCGTCAAAAGCCAGTGAACTGTCAA GCAAGCCAAGTATAGCTGCTACTTCTGCTGTTTCTGCTGCTCCAAAAGCTGCTAAACCAGCTCCAAAACCAGCTGCTAAACCAAGAGAACCTCTCAAGCCTGACGTCACAAACTATGGCAAAGCCGATGCACCAGAGAaagaggaaaaagaagaagCTCGAGTCCCCCCTGTCCCTGTGACCGATACGAAAAAGGATGTTAAACCACCACCTAAAAAGGAAGAAGCGCCAAAGAAGGTCGAAACACCAAAGAAGGCTGAGCCACCCAAGAAAGTAGAGACGCCAAAGCCTGCCAAAGAAAAGAAGGAGAAAGTTGTTGCAAAGGAAGAGCCAGCGCCTAAGAAAGAGGAAGTGAAGGAGGAAAAAACAGCTGCGAAGGAGAAAGAAAGCCCAG CAAAGGCAGAAAAAGCTCCAAAGGAAAAGGAatctaagaagaagaagaaggccaaGTCACCTGTTAAAGAAGTTGCAAAAGAAGAACCTGAACCACCAAAGGAAGAAACACCAGAACCTCCG TCTGAGAAACCAGCAAAATCAGCCAAGGGTTCGGCCAAGAGTGGGAAAAGTACAAAGAGCCATTCTTCACTGGAGGATAGGCCAACATTCGTCATTG GACAACCCAAGACAGAAGTGAAGGCAGAAGAGCCACTCCCTGTCCTTCCTAAGAAAGAAGCTGTACCCAAAGCTGCCAAAGCACCTGCGGCCAAGAAAGGAGgcaagaagaaaggaaagaaagaaaaagaaaagaagcccGAAGAGCAGGCAGCTCCAGAAG AAGAGGCCCCTGCACCAGAGGAAGAGATTGTCAGGTCACCGACCCCGGAGCCAGAAGAGCccgaacctgaacctgagtCTGAACCAGAACCTGAGccagaagaggaggaagaaacGCCATCAGAATCTCCCACTAAAG CTTCTGTACCGTCAGCCACCCCATCTCGAGCCTCCCCAGAGAAGACAGCGACCCCTGCCCTGGTCCAGCCGCTACCGTTCAGCACAGTCAACGCTCCTCCCTCCACCAAGAGTGAAGGCACAGAGAGTGCGGAAGGG GACCATGGTGTAGATGAGGAGGCTGCTGAAGCGGCGAAGGCGGCTGCTCGTGAGAAGCGGGCCCAGAGAGAGGCTGCCAGAGCTGCGGCCGCTCAGAAACGGAAGGAAGAAGTGGAGAGAAAGCGGAAGGAGAGAGAAGACCAGAAGAGAAGGGAACAAGAAGAGATTGAACGGCAGGAACGAATGAAGCAAGAACTGGCAGATGAAAGGATGAGGAGAGATGAAGAGCACAA GAGGAGGAAAGAACAGATggaggaagagaagaagaagcagGCTGATGAGGAGGAGAAGAGGCGACAGGCGGAGATCGCACGGCTGGAGAGAGAGCGCAGACAGCAGGACGAGTACCGCCGCATGATGGCCGAGATGCAGCGCaagaagaaggaggaagaaCAACGCAAAGCCG AAATTGCAGCTGAAAAAGCAAGGGAAGAGGAAGAGAGACGattagaagaagaagagaagatgGCCCAAATGGAGGAAGCCGAACGCCTTGAGTACGAACGAcagaagagagaagaagaagaaaaaagacggGCTGAAGAAGAGGAGAGAAGACtccgagaagaagaagaggcaAGAATACGAATGGAGGAGGCCAGACTTCTTGCGGAGCGGATGGCCAAGGAACGGGCCCTCTTGGAGGAGAAGCTGAAGTTTCAGAGAGGACTAGCCTCAGAATCTAGCAACTTGGAACATGGACATAACCTCAACCCAGCATTTACCTTCTCTTACTATGAACTTCTGCAACTCTTGGGGCTTCAGTTCCCAACAGAGGAGGGAGACAAGGATGTCAATGGCTAG